A stretch of the Lactuca sativa cultivar Salinas chromosome 9, Lsat_Salinas_v11, whole genome shotgun sequence genome encodes the following:
- the LOC111882726 gene encoding putative F-box/LRR-repeat protein At3g28410 isoform X2 has translation MRREVEDVVELMQHIQSRLPITEAARTSVLSKSWLHAWRTIPTLRFRVRSEQNGKSMKLVDVDHTLIRYLHDNIPIERFWLLIDIENQESASHAEKWIGSVVTTKASCLKELSLSLYLYGAPFTFPDEILSSGENLTKIEVFSPLRCHSVVWMTTTTPVINCVSLRELELFGVSIGEEALNHIFSSCRLLETIVLIDSCKGLKTIKVKNLPCLYELTISSEYDDYDGYIAMEISHVPNLGVFSCDLHISFPINDSISLGSNVTK, from the coding sequence ATGAGACGAGAAGTAGAAGATGTTGTGGAGTTGATGCAGCATATACAATCACGGTTGCCGATAACAGAAGCTGCCCGCACGAGCGTGTTGTCCAAATCATGGCTACACGCGTGGCGTACCATCCCTACCCTCAGGTTTCGTGTGCGCAGCGAACAAAATGGAAAGAGTATGAAGTTGGTGGACGTGGACCACACTCTGATAAGGTATCTCCATGACAACATACCAATCGAAAGGTTTTGGCTTCTTATCGACATTGAGAATCAGGAGTCAGCTTCTCATGCTGAAAAATGGATTGGTTCTGTGGTGACTACCAAAGCTTCTTGTCTCAAAGAGTTATCCCTCTCACTCTACCTTTATGGTGCCCCGTTTACATTTCCAGATGAGATACTCTCGTCGGGTGAAAACCTGACTAAGATAGAAGTTTTCTCCCCGCTTAGGTGCCATTCTGTTGTTTGGATGACAACGACTACTCCTGTGATCAACTGTGTGTCCCTACGAGAACTTGAATTGTTTGGTGTGAGTATAGGTGAAGAGGCACTCAATCACATATTCTCGTCTTGTAGGTTGCTTGAGACGATTGTGCTTATAGATTCTTGCAAGGGGCTCAAAACCATCAAGGTTAAAAACCTCCCGTGTCTTTATGAATTGACAATATCCTCAGAATATGATGATTATGATGGATATATTGCTATGGAAATCAGTCACGTCCCAAATCTTGGGGTGTTTAGCTGCGATTTACATATATCTTTTCCTATCAACGATTCAATATCATTAGGAAGCAACGTGACAAAGTGA
- the LOC111882726 gene encoding uncharacterized protein LOC111882726 isoform X1: protein MVRSSVCLNMIESGFPFLESLILDDMTSWKSESFHFTCASIKKLTLKECLSMLTDVQVHAPKLEFFWFHGVALPPTLLFPDSTLFKKIVVSLKLDSLVDAYFFLKMREALALSRRCDIYITIYNYTTTMMPLDIDMDDLRRRLLMFPPATNVQKLEFEAIEDECLWERSPFFDAFFEICHPKHVVAKPDACLRQKNHFCRLMLREFLEKKTTTTTTTTTTPYWPHHLQHVQIRRNSYEKWETLTDSHRSFLDGSTPGVFMHFYLNWH from the coding sequence ATGGTAAGAAGCAGCGTGTGTCTGAACATGATCGAATCAGGATTTCCTTTTCTCGAGAGTTTGATACTTGATGATATGACATCTTGGAAGTCGGAAAGCTTCCATTTCACATGTGcttccatcaagaaattgacccTGAAGGAGTGCCTCTCCATGCTTACAGACGTACAAGTTCATGCACCAAAATTAGAATTTTTCTGGTTTCATGGGGTCGCATTGCCTCCTACTCTCTTGTTTCCGGACTCTACTCTCTTCAAGAAAATAGTTGTTTCACTCAAACTCGACTCTCTTGTTGATGCTTATTTTTTCTTGAAGATGAGGGAAGCACTCGCGTTATCACGCAGGTGTGACATTTATATAACAATTTACAACTATACTACTACTATGATGCCATTGGACATCGACATGGATGATCTAAGAAGAAGGCTCCTCATGTTTCCTCCTGCTACCAACGTGCAAAAACTCGAGTTTGAAGCAATAGAGGATGAATGCCTGTGGGAACGATCCCCATTTTTTGATGCCTTCTTTGAGATTTGCCATCCCAAGCATGTAGTTGCAAAGCCAGACGCATGCTTAAGACAAAAGAATCACTTTTGCAGACTCATGCTGAGGGAGTTCTTGGAGAAGAAGacgacaaccaccaccaccaccaccaccaccccttATTGGCCTCACCACCTCCAACACGTTCAAATAAGAAGGAATTCTTATGAAAAATGGGAAACCCTGACAGATTCCCACAGAAGCTTTCTAGACGGGTCGACTCCTGGTGTCTTCATGCACTTCTATCTAAACTGGCATTAA